DNA sequence from the Leptospira limi genome:
GTACTACTTGTCCAAGTTAATGAAGACGGAAGTCTACAATCCGCAAAAATTGTATCCGGAAGAGCTGGGTATGGTTTTGATGAAGCTGCTTTAAAACTGATTAAAAGAGTACGTTTTAGCCCTGGTTATGTGCAAGGCCAACCCAAAAAAATGGCGCATCGTTTGCCGATCACTTTCTCACTTGAAGACTAACTTAAATGGGAATTACAATAGGCAAATTTTTAGAAAAACCATATCTATCAATTTGCTTATTGTTTTTAATTACTTCTGTTTCGATTACTTCTTATGTTTATTCACTTTTAAAACCTAAAGACAATTCGATTTCCGAATACTACTTATCTGAAAATGCTGATTATTTTGTTGGAGATATTCCAGCAGATGATTCCGGCCAAATTGACTTTCAGAAAATGCATAAAGTGTATTGGTTATCCTCATCGGGTTGGATTAATGACGAGGAATTCAAACGAATTACGGATTCAGAGTACATTTGGCTAAGATCAAAATCTTTTTCAACGATTGAAAATGAAGAACTACATTTCCTACTAGAACATGCAGGATTAAACATTGAAATTTTTAATGAATTTGGTGAATCCATTTTTAAATACGGAGAATTTAAGGATACACAGTATTTACCAAATATTTTCCAATCTAAGTTTTCCTGGGTAAAAATCCCAAAGGATAAATCACAATACTATTATTTACGATTATTTCATAAAAAAGGTATTCTATTTTCTATCACCATTATTGACAATTTAATCGGAAAACAAACTGCCCTTTACCGAGAGATCGCTTTAAAAAATTTAACCACCATCTTTTTTCATTCATTTTTTATGATGATTGGAATCATTTGTGCGTTAGTCTATTTTATTGAATACAAAAAACAATACAACATACTCCTAGATTTTTCTTCTTTTTCTCTATGTTTTGGAATTTTAGGATTAACCTCAAATGAATTTATTCGTTACCTATTTACCAATACCCAAACATTATATGTTTTATCTATTATTTCTGCCAACTTTGTATTTATACCAATGTTATCAGGTGTTAGGAGATTGTTCGGAAGTGGATCATTCAAAGCGTTAGATTACCTAATCTACATTGATGTTTTTATTTGTTCACTGACAACTATACTAGTATTTTCCCTTCCGTTTTCGGATATTTCTCATTCATTTCTCATCAGTACTCGCAGTTTTTTTATCTTATTCAATTTGATCAATATCTTGGGACCAATTTTTATCACGTATGAAGCTTGGAAAAAAGGAAGTAAGGAAGCACTTGGTCACTTCATTGGTTTTAGTATTACTTTATTCTTAGTGATTCTAGAAATATTTTTAGCAATCAAATACAATGATACTTCTCCTTCAGGAATTGTTTTTTGGGGTGTTTTATTTGGAGTGATCTCGCAAGGATTTGCTTTGGAAAGAACATTGTTTAACGACAGGCAAAAAGCCTTACTCTACAAAGAAGATTTACTAAAAGCTGAAAAAACTCTAAAAGAAAGTCAGTTAAAAACATTACAAACAAAAATGAATCCACATTATTTGTTTAATTCACTGAATACAATTCATGCATTACACAAAATCAAACCAGAACTCATTGGTGATGCGATCATGAGTCTTGCCAATAATTACCGTTTTATTTCTGACAGAACAGACAGAGATTGGATTCCATTCGAAGAGGAGTGGAATTTTTTAGAAGACTACTTACACTTACAAAAACTTAGATTTTATGATACAATTCAAATAGACTTTAAAAAAACTGGGGATTTTTCTTCCGTTATTTTACCTCCTTTGTTGTTACAACCTATCATTGAAAATTCATTTAAACATGGATTTAGAAGTACGTCAGCTGTACAATTCCAATTATTCATTCATGCAAAGATGATCAAAGATTCAGTGTTTAGTTTTGTTGTGTACGATAATGGAACAGGAATTTCAGATGATTTATTATCAGACAAACAAAAGTTAATGAGTCGTTCTTTAGGAAACATCAAAGAAAGACTCAAAAATCTTTACACTGACTTTAGCTTTGAAATTACAAAAAATTATCCAGAAGGAACAAGAACAGAAATCGAAATCATATTAACTTCTAAAGTTCAGATATCTTCCTAAGTTCAGTTGCAAGTGCATTTCCAGATACCCCACCTGGAAATGTTTTGATGGTTTTCTGATTTTGATCCAATACATAAATAAAATTGGAGTGATCAATCCTGTAAGAATTTCCTTCTCCAACCTTTTCTTTCACAATTCCAAATATTTTTGTCAAAGTCTCTAAACTTTCAACGTTCGGAGAGAGAGCAGTTAAATTTTTGCTGGGAAAGTTTTTTACATACTTTTCTAAAGTAGCCGGAGAGTCTCTTTCAGGATCCAATGTAATAAATACAAATTGAAAGTTTTTAGCACGTTCCCCCAATATCAATGAGGCCCTACCAAAATTTGTCAATGTTAGTGGGCACATATCTGGACAATGTGAAAATCCAAAGTATAATACCGACTTTTTCTCAGACCAAAATTGTGGGTTTAAACTGTGGCCATCGGGAAGAACAAATCCTAACCGATTCCATACTTCTTGATTCAGTGCATTTTTTGATTGGCATCCAAAACTAACGAAAAAAATAAAAATAAAATAGATCAGTCTAATCATAATTAAACAGCTACGATCCAACCCATTCCTCCATTTTCAGCCATATGCGTTTGATGAGGATGAAACATATACCGACCCTTCTTCTTAAGAACAAATTCGATCACAACTCGTTCTGTCTGTCCTATTGTTACCACATCAGAATGGCCATCAGGAACAGTAGAACCTAAACTTCTGATGATATCAAAAGTTTGTGCATGCAAATGGAAAGTCATTACAGGTTCTCTTTCCATCATATTCTGGATATAAAACCGAACTCGTTCCCCAACGGGAACTTTCATTGGGTATCGATCATAAATCCCAGCAATTCCATTCCAAGTATAAAAATCATTCTTTCCTTGGCCCTTGGTATCCCATCCAGAAAAAGTTAATACAAATTCATGAGCTGGTTTTCGTTTGGTAGGAGGATCTACCAATAAAGCACCATACAAACCTTTGGCGGTGTGTACCATGAGAGGAGGCACATGGCAATGGTATGGGTGTAATCCTATCGGACCCGCTTCAATCGTATAGGTACGTTCTCCAAAAGCAGGAATTGGTTCCCAACCATCTTCCAATGGATCATGCGTTCCATGAAAATGAAGTGAGTGTGGGTCAGGACTTGAATTTTTTACGTGGATTCGTAGATTATCCCCTAAATTGGCACGTAGGATTGGACCTGGAACAATTCCATCAAATGTCCATGCTTGGTAATTTACATTATGGGCAATATTAACACTCAATGGAAAAAGATTTAGATTAAAATCCTTTGTTTTATTCTTACCATTACTATAGTTAGGTGGAAAGTAAAAACGTTCCGTATAATCTTCTTTGATAAAAAAAGGAGGGTGTGCCATACTCCCATATGTATTTGTTCCACGTAAACTACCTGCAACTCCAATGGAGTTTTGATAATTATCACTGACACTCGGAGTAGTTACGATCCCAAAATTTGTCGAAGAAGTTGGATCTGAAGGTGCACATAACTCATTGGATTTTTTAGAGTTAAAGCCAATGGAACCAAAAATTGATCCCACAAAACCCATCACACCAAATCCAATTGTAGTTAAAAAACTTTTCCGATCCATAGTCTTCAATCCTATTTTAAATGTGAGAGATTAAACTTAATGCCCAAACAATTACAAATACTGCCAGTCCACCACCTACCGCAATCTGTTTGAATTTTTTCTCATATTCTGTATCGATGAAGAGTAAATACAAAGCAGGACCAATTACGGGAACAACCAATATCACAAGTGACCAAATCACTTGTTTGATCGTTGTCATATCCTTTTGTTTCGATAAACCAAACAAAGCTAGAGGAGCCCAAACCATTGTTAAAACGAATGGCAAGTAATACGCATACGATCCGATAAAATATGTCCAAAAACCTGGATTTGCAAAATTTGTTTCCATAAAAAACTCCTATTAAGTTATAGACGGTTCCGTCACCGCAGTCATCGCATAACCAGCGTAAGCCAGTATAGTTAAAAACAATAGAATCCCACCGAATACGACAGTATTTCTGACTATCGGAGAAATTTTTGAATCTTTGGAGAATAAATAAACCAACGATCCTATAAATGGTAAAAGTAGTATCAACCAAAAGTATTTATCTACTTTCGCACCAACAATGGAAAATCTGTCTAACATTGCAAGACCTGTCCATGCAGCAAAAATTGCAAACGGTAGTAGGTATCCCATAATATGAAAGTACCATGTTTTCAGAGTTCCAGGAAAGTGGACTCTCCATCCAGAGGTATACATTTTGTTAGTCTGTGCTTCAAAATCTTTTTGATCCATCTTAGGTAACTCTGCTGTATCAATGAGTCCCTTATTCGTTTCAAAAACATCATGAGCAGGAACAACCTTTGCCAATAATTCTTTTGGCATATTGGATTGTGCAGGTGGAATCGGTTGGTTTTTATAGGAACCTAATACAAACTCTTTTAAGTTTGCTTGCACAAACAAAGCAAGTAGCCCAATACTAGAAGACAGATCACCTATGTGTGGGTACCGAATTCCTGAACAAGATTGTAAGGATTCCAAAAATGGAGGACTTGATACTCCATAAGTATTTCCCTCAAAACAATTCCCAACATTTACAGGACCACTAAGTGCAATGTCTCCTCGACCTGAATGGTAAACTTGATTATTTCTAACAATATTATTATTAGAAATCCAAATGTTTTCATCAATGTTCATCGTAACAAGAATTCCATAATTGTTATGATTAAACACTAAATTTCCTTCGACCACATTTTCCAATGCACCAAGCAGTGCGATTCCATTCCCTATGGAAGGATATTCCAATTTTTTAGAAGGTGCATTTGCATTATTGTTATCATAAACTATATTTTTCTTCACAACCATTTGTTTTTGTGGAGGTAATAATTCACGATCTAATGTATTCGGGCCAATTCCTAGTTGGTTTTTTCTCCAAATGGAAGACAAAAGATAGATATTACCACTTGAATTTGTTCCTGAATAACCTAAGGCATTATTCTCGGAAATTACATCGTTTATGATCGCATTACACGGATTACACTGACCAATATAAAAACCTGAGTCAGGAGAACCAGATGCAAAGGAATGTTCAATGAGACCATCAACAGAATCAAATGCATACACACCATAATCACCATTATTGTATGCTGTAATATAAGATCCTCTATAACCTTTTACTCCAGTCCAATATACTCCATTGAGTGTTGCGTTTCTAGTTGTGATATTTTCAACTGCAACACCATCGGCTCCAACAACCATGATACCATTACCTCGAAGGAATTCACCATCGATAATGGTTAGGTTTCTATCTTCTCCTCGAATGGTGATGGATGGTGTCGTTACAGTGACTTCTTCTTTATATATTCCATTAGCTACTAAAACCAAATCTCCTGGAGATGCAGCATCAACAGCGTTTTGAATTGTTTTATACTGAGAAGGAACCTTTCTTGTCACACCTGTCCATGTTTTTGAAATTTTCGATTTTGAGGTATTTGCCTGTGGATTATAACTTGCATTACCAATGACAGCAACACCCGTCATTCCAATCTTTCCATCAGGAGATGCATGAAAGGAACAAAAATATGGGAACACACCCTCTTCTGGAAAAAACACATCTGTATGTGCACCACGAAACATTGCTAAGTTGCCAAAACTGGTTTCAGTCGACCAATCTTTATTAATGGAGATAGCGTTATGTGGATTATTTCCTTCGTTCACAAAACGAATTTTCCCACCCTTGTAGGTGCGAATCACTGGAGGATGAAAGGCATTGTCCATCATCGTCACATGAACAAAAGCCGAGTTTGCCGGATCTTCCGAATTGCAAAAATTCAAACCGAAGGTTAAGAAGATTGCCATTAAGATCCCTATCAATGTCTTTTTGGTTTTTTCCATAGTTATTCCCGAAACATGAGGAAGTCCTCACATTTGGAGAATTTTAGAATTGTGTTAAAACTTTGTCAATGTTAAATCATTGAAAAGTGGAAAAATATACTAAAAGTAAGGTTTTGAGTTCCGCCAAAACTTGTTTTTTCTCAGAAGGTTTTTTGGTTCGATGGACAATTTTGATAACAGAATCAACTGCCTCAACAATCATGAGTGAGATATAAAACGATCGTTTTTTGTTCACTTTTGGAAACATAACCAATATCACTTTTTCGGCTAAGGATTTTGCAAACCTCTCATTACTTTCAATATCTAAATGTAATAATGCTTCATTCGTGTATAAAATTGAATGGATCAATCGATAACCTTTCACTTCATTTAATGTTTGTTCAAACGCAAACAATGTAAAATCGACAAATTCAGGAGTGAACTTTTTGATCTTTTTTAATTCTTTGGTAACTTTTTCAAAGAACAAATCATGCATAATTAAATATGAATTCTCAGCATGTGAATATATAATGGATTCTTTGTTTGGAAAAAATTGATAGATCGAACCAACTGATATGCCACTTTTTTCTGCAATCAAATCCGTAGTTAAATCATCATATCCCACTTCACCTAATAGCTGTATAGCCGTATCAACAATTTTCTGATATCGTTCTTTGGAACGTTTTTGTTGAGGGATTTTTCTGGGATTGATGACGGTATTCATTCAGATCTTAAAGCAACAATAGGACTCAGTTTAGCAGCATATTCAGATGGCCACCAACCGAATATAATTCCAATCGTTATTGAGAATAAAAAGGCAAAACCAATAGAAGGAAAGGATAAAACAATTGTCCAGCCAAAAGATTCCTGCAAAAAATACACTGTGAAA
Encoded proteins:
- a CDS encoding sensor histidine kinase; translated protein: MGITIGKFLEKPYLSICLLFLITSVSITSYVYSLLKPKDNSISEYYLSENADYFVGDIPADDSGQIDFQKMHKVYWLSSSGWINDEEFKRITDSEYIWLRSKSFSTIENEELHFLLEHAGLNIEIFNEFGESIFKYGEFKDTQYLPNIFQSKFSWVKIPKDKSQYYYLRLFHKKGILFSITIIDNLIGKQTALYREIALKNLTTIFFHSFFMMIGIICALVYFIEYKKQYNILLDFSSFSLCFGILGLTSNEFIRYLFTNTQTLYVLSIISANFVFIPMLSGVRRLFGSGSFKALDYLIYIDVFICSLTTILVFSLPFSDISHSFLISTRSFFILFNLINILGPIFITYEAWKKGSKEALGHFIGFSITLFLVILEIFLAIKYNDTSPSGIVFWGVLFGVISQGFALERTLFNDRQKALLYKEDLLKAEKTLKESQLKTLQTKMNPHYLFNSLNTIHALHKIKPELIGDAIMSLANNYRFISDRTDRDWIPFEEEWNFLEDYLHLQKLRFYDTIQIDFKKTGDFSSVILPPLLLQPIIENSFKHGFRSTSAVQFQLFIHAKMIKDSVFSFVVYDNGTGISDDLLSDKQKLMSRSLGNIKERLKNLYTDFSFEITKNYPEGTRTEIEIILTSKVQISS
- a CDS encoding PLDc N-terminal domain-containing protein, with translation METNFANPGFWTYFIGSYAYYLPFVLTMVWAPLALFGLSKQKDMTTIKQVIWSLVILVVPVIGPALYLLFIDTEYEKKFKQIAVGGGLAVFVIVWALSLISHI
- a CDS encoding multicopper oxidase domain-containing protein translates to MDRKSFLTTIGFGVMGFVGSIFGSIGFNSKKSNELCAPSDPTSSTNFGIVTTPSVSDNYQNSIGVAGSLRGTNTYGSMAHPPFFIKEDYTERFYFPPNYSNGKNKTKDFNLNLFPLSVNIAHNVNYQAWTFDGIVPGPILRANLGDNLRIHVKNSSPDPHSLHFHGTHDPLEDGWEPIPAFGERTYTIEAGPIGLHPYHCHVPPLMVHTAKGLYGALLVDPPTKRKPAHEFVLTFSGWDTKGQGKNDFYTWNGIAGIYDRYPMKVPVGERVRFYIQNMMEREPVMTFHLHAQTFDIIRSLGSTVPDGHSDVVTIGQTERVVIEFVLKKKGRYMFHPHQTHMAENGGMGWIVAV
- a CDS encoding TetR/AcrR family transcriptional regulator, with the translated sequence MNTVINPRKIPQQKRSKERYQKIVDTAIQLLGEVGYDDLTTDLIAEKSGISVGSIYQFFPNKESIIYSHAENSYLIMHDLFFEKVTKELKKIKKFTPEFVDFTLFAFEQTLNEVKGYRLIHSILYTNEALLHLDIESNERFAKSLAEKVILVMFPKVNKKRSFYISLMIVEAVDSVIKIVHRTKKPSEKKQVLAELKTLLLVYFSTFQ
- a CDS encoding right-handed parallel beta-helix repeat-containing protein produces the protein MEKTKKTLIGILMAIFLTFGLNFCNSEDPANSAFVHVTMMDNAFHPPVIRTYKGGKIRFVNEGNNPHNAISINKDWSTETSFGNLAMFRGAHTDVFFPEEGVFPYFCSFHASPDGKIGMTGVAVIGNASYNPQANTSKSKISKTWTGVTRKVPSQYKTIQNAVDAASPGDLVLVANGIYKEEVTVTTPSITIRGEDRNLTIIDGEFLRGNGIMVVGADGVAVENITTRNATLNGVYWTGVKGYRGSYITAYNNGDYGVYAFDSVDGLIEHSFASGSPDSGFYIGQCNPCNAIINDVISENNALGYSGTNSSGNIYLLSSIWRKNQLGIGPNTLDRELLPPQKQMVVKKNIVYDNNNANAPSKKLEYPSIGNGIALLGALENVVEGNLVFNHNNYGILVTMNIDENIWISNNNIVRNNQVYHSGRGDIALSGPVNVGNCFEGNTYGVSSPPFLESLQSCSGIRYPHIGDLSSSIGLLALFVQANLKEFVLGSYKNQPIPPAQSNMPKELLAKVVPAHDVFETNKGLIDTAELPKMDQKDFEAQTNKMYTSGWRVHFPGTLKTWYFHIMGYLLPFAIFAAWTGLAMLDRFSIVGAKVDKYFWLILLLPFIGSLVYLFSKDSKISPIVRNTVVFGGILLFLTILAYAGYAMTAVTEPSIT
- a CDS encoding SCO family protein, which codes for MIRLIYFIFIFFVSFGCQSKNALNQEVWNRLGFVLPDGHSLNPQFWSEKKSVLYFGFSHCPDMCPLTLTNFGRASLILGERAKNFQFVFITLDPERDSPATLEKYVKNFPSKNLTALSPNVESLETLTKIFGIVKEKVGEGNSYRIDHSNFIYVLDQNQKTIKTFPGGVSGNALATELRKISEL